AAGTGCCGCCGTAATGGCAGAGTAAATAGCGGCGGCATTTTAAAATTTAAAAAAGCGGGGTATTGAATCCTGATTTCTACCGCAGCAATGCCCCAATGACTCCCGATAATACCGCCTGGCCAGCCAGGTAATACCAATAGCCATTTTTATAAGGTGGCACTTCCACGATTTTTGTTACTTCTTTCCCAGCTTCCATTTGTACGGGCAACTGTACGTCTAATTTATTCTTGTACCACTTCGTGCCCGAAACATAATGAAAGGTATAATTACCAGTTGGTACATGATGAATAGTTAAGGATTTGACGTTCTTGTTATTTACGATTACCTGATTGTTTAAAGTAACCATAGTTTTCTCGGTTGGCCGGCCTGGTTTTAAAATAATGCTGCCGGTATTTGCCGCTTCTAACTGATAATTCAGGTGCAGGTTCCGGGAACAAGAACTGGTAGTAATTACGGCCGCGACAAAAATTAAAAATTTAAATTTTTTCATTTTATTTGATTTATAGTGGTTGTTTATTCCTTTCTGAATCTGGTATTTCTGGTTGGGTGCACATCTGCTTAGCTAAATCTCTTGCTAAAAATTACCGGCATTGGGTAAAGGCTGATGCTTTAAACGGGAGAGAATAACCCGGCCAAAGGCTATTGCAGGCAGAATAGTTTTTGATTTTTGTATTTAAAAAAGGTGGGTATTCTTATTTTATTCCTGACTTTCGCCTTAAATCCACACTTTAGCCTGTAAGGATCGGGCAGACAAAACTTCCTGGTTGAAGCCTTTCGTGATTAGCCAAACAGCTAAAATTATTTCGTAAGCAAATACCGGCAGCGCCAACAATACGCCCTCTACCGATACCTGGCGGATAAGGCCAAACAGTTCCAGAAGTGAAGCCAGAAATATTAGCAGAGCACCAATTAACCCCATCAACGCCAGTTTTTTAGGGATAAGCCGGGAGCTGTAAAAAACAAGGCTATACAGAAAAGTATTAATGCCCAGCATAAAATTAGGCCCCAGCATAAAAGTATAATCGTGAACTGCTTTTAAGATAATGCCGGTTATTTGGTAATTAACCACATCCGGGGCAACGGCCTTGGTAAAGGTTTGGCTAAGAGTAAGCAGCGATAAAACACTAACTATACCAACAAGAATAAGAATAGCTTCCAGCACCCGGAAACACAAATAGGCCAGTCCCATGCTTTCGTTGAACTTTCGTAAATAAGGAAACAGCATAATGGCTGTTCCGGCTACGGTGGCTACGGTAAGTAATTCCAGGAAAGCTCCTAATACTATGAGATACGTGTTTTTAGCGCCTTGTACCAGGTAATCCGGGTGGTACAGGATAGGTTCGTATAACTTTAAGGCAACTATAGCGGTTAGAGCCGCCGCTAAGTAAAACACCCCGGTAATTAATGCGGCTGTTTTATCTTTTTGTTTGCCAGTTTTAATTGTTTCCATGTTGCTCCGGTATTAAATCAGAAGCAAAACTAGCGGTAAACAAACCGGCAAAAATTATCTTAAGATAATTAATACTTGTATAAAACTTCAGGAGGTTAGGTAACGGCCAATCAGGGTTTAACCGTAATTCTTTTTCGCATGCGGCTCAACGAAACAGGCGTAATACCCAGGTAGGTGGCAATATGATTCAGCGGAACCCGGTTAAATAATTCCGGCCTTGTTTCCAGCAGTTTTAGGTAACGCATCTCCGGGCTCAGATTTTTAAAATTATCAAACGATACCTGATTTTGCACTAGTAACTCCTTACTCATTTGCATAATCAGCGCTTCCAATTTAGGTACATTCCGGATCAACTTTTCACTTCGCTCCGCCGAACTTATCGCCACCTCGCAATCTTCTTCGCAAGCCAGATAATATTCCGATGGTTGCTTGGTTAAATAACTTACCGGGTTAATGCCCTGGGTTTCATTATAAAATTCGGTAGTTCTTTCTTCCCCGTTCACGAGGTAATAGCTGCGTATACAACCTTTTAAAATAAAGTAGCATTCTTTCGCATATTCTCCTTCCGATAGTAGCAATGTCCCTTTTTTATAGGATATAATCTGATTTTGTTCATTAACCAGGTCTATTTCCTCCGGCGAAAGTGCAACGTAAGAAGTAATAAATTTAATAATTGGGTTTTCCATTTATTTTACGGGTTGCGGGTAAGTCCGTAAAGGTAAAAAACCAGAACCGGTTAAATAGTATTTTAACTATACAAAAACCACGTATTTCGGCAAGTTTCTTCCAGAATTCTATAAATGCTACAAAATAGCCGGTTTAGCTAGCTTAGGCCAAATGTAAACAGACTCTAATCCTCTGTTTCGCCCAGCTCATCCGGTGCATCAGTACTTTTACCTTTATCTTTATTCGCTTTTTTTTCAGCCAGCAGGCGCTTCTGGTGTTCTTGTTTTTCCTTAAATTCCTTCTGGCGCTGTTTCTTTTGCTGATCTCCTGATCTGGTTGTCATAGTCTGGTTTCGTTTGGTTAAATTTAGTCAGCTGCGGTTTAGCTAAACGGTATGCTTTATTACGAATAATACGCCCAGGAGATTGGCTTTTTTAAAATGCGTGGAAAGCATTTCTGGTGCGGATTTACTTCCGTACCTCCCTGGTATGCGTTGTACTGTTATGCGGAGAGTTCGCGTGAGCGGTCTCTCCGCATTTCTGGACAGCCAATCTCTGATTGGCGTATTGGGGAGTTTTGGTAAACGCCAATCAGAGATTGGCCGCACAAAAGTACTTAGAGCGCTGCGCTAACTCTAAGCACAACAAAAAGGAATATAAATAATTTAATATTAAATATATAACAACAATAAGACTTATAGCTTATTTATATTTCAGCAAACTTAGGCATTGCATCATATGTCCTACCATTTAGCAAGCGTCCTGTGGCTTTTTTGTTGCGTCCGCCCCATTGCTTAAAGAAAAAAGCAACTCCGGCTTTCTCGCATTGGTTTTGAATATCAAGAACCCATTCTGCTCTCATAGGGCGAGGCTTACGGCCACTTTCTCCACCTACGATAACCCAGTCAACGTTTTTTAAATTTAAATTAGATAATGGACCTATTAGCGGCTCCAAAGAAAGAAACTTAATCTTAGCATTAGTATTGCATAAATATTCAATTCTTTCTACAACGCGATCATCTTCTACTGAAACACCCATCCAAATATTATTTGTCCATTTTAGCTCATGACTTAACTTTAATAAACGTTCAGCACGTTTAGTTAATACCTGAAATATATGTTGAGGGTTATCATTCATTACTTCAAATACTTGTTTTATAAAAGAAAATGGTATTTGATCATGAAACAAATCACTCATTGAATTAACAAAGACAATTTTAGGAGATTTCCAAGAATAAGGAATTTTTAAAGTATCTGGATGAATTCGTATAGCAAATGCATCTTTGTATTTATCTATACCCATAGCCTGTAAGCGATTAGCCATTACTTCAGCATAACAGAACTTACAACCAGCGGAGATCTTAGTGCAGCCTGTAGTTGGATTCCAGGTCAATTCGGTCCATTCTATACTTGACTGAGCCATAATTTTTAATTCAAATTTACACTAAAATAATTAGCCACACACACTATAAACTAATTTATTTAGCAACCCACTTAATTGTAACTACATCTTTCTTCTTAACCGCCTCATAATTTATTTTAGGAAACCTACTATCATAGGTAATCTTGCCCTTATTCTTCAAGGCAACTAAATGGTCTTTGGTGTGAGTACAGATGTGAGCCTTATCTATAGTGAATTCATATAATTCTAAATTCGTTATTGTCCCAGCCAATTTAATTTCTTCTTCTAATAATAGTTGAAATCTTTCAATCTTATTCAACTTAAGTGGTTTAGGGAATAAAGATAATTGCTTTTCTACTGGCGCTAAATCATCATAAATATCAAAGTTAGCATCACCATTAATAGGGTTTTTCTTCCAAACAATGTCTAAGAATTTATCTACTGCTAAGAGGTGTTTAGCACCAAATACTAATCCATAAATATGTGTACCTTTTTTAATTGAAAAAGGATATAGTTTCAATTTAGAACCATCGGGAAGCTTTCGCTTAAGAGCGTGTACAACTTCTTGGTGAATAAATTTATAGGGGTTCTTTTTTAACTCATTTATATTTATAGGCAAATATTTCTGAAACTCTTTCTTTTCACCAAACCTCCAAATGTAAGAAGATGAGATAAAAAACAGAAAGTCCGTCTCTGAAAGCTTGTTTAATGCTTGAAAGTATTCATCAGCAGCAAATTTCACCCCATTCTGATCCAGAAAAACTAAGCTAGGATATTTGTTAATTTCAGGTAATAAAGTTTTAAATACTTCTTCAAAATCTTTATTAAATATTTCATACTTTATTACTCTTCTTAAATCTCTATTAGAATCCAAATAAGTTTCCCAAGACGCTTTAAGTAAATCATATTTAGCAGCATTGTACTCATTCAGATAAACTTTAACAGTAATTGTATTCTTGAAAATAATTTCTAGGAATTCCTTAACTACTTTTAAAATTCTTATTGGGCTTCCAGGTACATTGTTTTTATCATAACCAGTTCCAGCGAAAAAATCAAAAATGCAAATTGTTCTACCTGGTTTATGACAAAATACAGGAAGCCAAGCTTCAGCATACTTTTCAAATATTTCTAATTTAGCTAGGGTAGACTCATCAAATGGTTTATTATGTAAATTTATTCCAGGCATAAAGATTCCTATATACTCATCTTAACTAACATCTTAATATTAGAACTTTATAATATAAAGACCTAATAAATTACTTGAAAAGTCCAGTTTTTTTAATTAACTACTTCCAAACAGCCGCCGCCAAACAAAGCAACCTGCCAGCCTGTTTCAGTAATATCCTCAACTGCGAAAAAGATGAATTATAGTCAATTAGCTTTTTCTGATGCCGCCAAAGAATTACAGCAGGAATTTGGGAGCCGGCAGCTTTACGAGCGCGTGGAAAAATACCACGTACAGGATGGCCTGACCGAGAATGAAATAAAGTTTATCGGGGCTCAGGATCATTTTTACATGGCCACCATCGGCGAGAACGGCTACCCCTACATCCAACATCGTGGCGGACCCAAGGGTTTTGTAAAAGTACTGGATGTGCATACGCTGGCCTTCGTGGATTTTTCGGGCAACCGGCAGTACATCTCCGTCGGCAACATCGAGACTAACCCGAATGTGGCGCTCATTATGGTGGCGTACCCGCACCGGGCCCGCCTGAAAATATATGCCCAAGCCAAAGTAGTACAGATCACCGATGCGCCCGAACTGTTTGCCCAAATAGACCCCGCCGACTATAAACACCGGCCGGAGCGCATGCTGGTACTCACGGTACAGGCTTACGATTGGAACTGTCCGCAGCACATTACCCCGCGCTACACCGCCGAAGAGCTGGAACCCACCTTCGCGGCCCAGCGCCAACGCCTCTCGGATTTAGAAGCAGAAAACCAAAAATTAAAAGCGGAACTGGAAAATTTAAAAATTGCCCCGAAATGATCACAATTTATTACCCACCGGAGAACCACCTGATCCCCACCTGGCAGGACCGTTTAGAGAAGCTGGCATTTCAATACGCGTTAATCCCCGATGATACCGCCACCGAACCGCGCCTCGTGGACGGCGACGAACACGCCGCAGGAATACCGGCCATTGAAGCGCACCTGGAAAGCCTGGAACAGTTTAAAAAAGATTGGTACGATTCCCGCTGCGACCGCTACGACTTTGACCCGGATGCCCCAGGTCATGGTTTCACCATTATTTAAAGAGATTATTTCCCTATTCTAACAGGTAATCTAGCATGCAGGTAATTTGGCAAGTAATACGGCAAGTAATATAACAGGTACTATAGCGCGAGCGTCCTCGCTCGTGTCTAACTATTTGGGAGGCCTCTGGCCGGGCAAACCAATCTACTTTTCTTAAAAGAAAATAGTTGGCAAGTTCCTACCGGCCAGAAGCCGGACGATGGGACATCACGAGCGAGGACGCTCGCGATAGAACTGGATGGATAACTAAAAGTAAATCGCCAACCTCCCTAACTAATTTGCCTTAAGAAGAGTTATTTACCCCGATTCAAAAATTACCTTCCTTCTAACACGCTTTCTTTCTTATGTCTCCAGACTGGCTTTTCGTGTTAATTGTTTTCGGTTTATTTACTTTTAACTTAGATTGCAATTGGTATGGCCGGGCTTTGGCGAATAAAAACTTTATTCTGGATAACTTGCTGCTGTTAGTTTTCAATTTTTTAAAAAATTAACGAAGAACCAGAAAGTGCCCCGCCAGATTTAGGCTACCGATTGTTTTGGTTGTTATGCGACGTAATAGTCCATACCCACCGAAACACGAACAACCAACAACTTTATTTGTATGATAAAAAATACGCTTTTTTTATTTTGCCTGATTACCGGACTAACCTGGAATTCTGCCCTGGCTCAAACCACTGCTCCCAAAGTTGCGACCGCCAAGGCTACTTATACGAATCCGTTAAAGGTACAATTCGGCGACCCGTACGTGTTGCGCACCAAGGGCATGTATTACATGTACGGCACGGGTGCTGGCGCTAACAAGGGCTTTTCGGCTTACTCTTCCAAAGATTTAGTAAACTGGAAACCCGAAGGGCAAGTCTATTTTCATGATAACAAGAACGGCTGGAGCGACCCGAATGCCAGTTGGGGTGGGGCGTACTGGGCACCGGAAGTGTACGAGGTAAAAGGCAAGTATTATTTGTTTTACAGTGCCCAATGGAAAGAAAACCCCACCAAAGAAGTAGAAAATTTTAAAATTGGCGTAGCCGTAGCCGATAAACCAACTGGTCCTTTCGTAGACTTGGCTAACAAGCCGGTTTTCGACCCGGGTTACCCGGTAATTGATGCCAACGTGTTTTTCGACACCAACGGCAAAGCTTACTTATACTATTCCCGGGCCGCTTACAAGCACTCCGTAGCCAGCGAAATAGCCGATTGGGCCAAGCAAAAAGGCTGGTTTAAAGAAATTGAAGAAAGCTGGGTCTACGGCGTAGAATTAAAACCTGATTTTTCCGGCGTAATTGGCGAACCCGTTTTATTGCTGCGCCCGCCCGTAAAACTCAGCGACAAACAAACCGAATGGGAAAGCCGTTCCGTAACATCCAAAGAAGTAAACCGCCGCTGGACGGAGGGCTCCGTGACGTTTAAGAAAGACAATACCTATTACATTATGTACTCGGCGAATTACTTTGGCGGGCAGCATTACGCCGTAGGGTACGCTACTTCTAACTCGCCTTTGGGGCCGTTTAAAAAAGCCGCCAATAATCCGGTATTACAGAAAAATACGGCTAAAGGCGGTACGGTAACCGGCACCGGCCACAACAGCATTACCTACTCCCCCGATGGCAAAGAAATGTTCTGCGTTTATCATGGCCGCACCACCAAAACCGGCGACGAACGCGTGGTTTTTATTGATCGTATGGAGGTGAAAGATGGTGTGTTAAAAGTTTATGGACCTACAACTACTCCGCAAAAATTGCCTTCGGGTGTAAAGGCTGCGAGTAAGGAATAAGGTTCTTTTGGGTGGTTATGCTAAATCGTATTTACAAGCTATTATATAGCAAGCGTTTCTTTGGAGTCTGTTCCAGCCTCCATACATAGGTTCCATCTTATTGGATAGGGCTGAGTTTGCCTCGTGGCCGGCGGGCCTCGTTTGGCTCTTTCGGGCGGTTTAGCGAATCTTTCCTCGCTCCGCTGCGGAATGTGGCTCCGCCACACCGAATCGCTAAAAGGCCCTTCACAGCCAAACTGGTGTCTTCGCGCTTAGCTACGGTTTTTCTAGCTCGTCTGGTAGAAATCAGGAGTGTAAAAATAAATTCATAGACTACAATCAACCATCAGCAAATAAACTCTCTGATACTGTTTAGTAGAGGTTTACTCAAGTATTTGAGAAATTCTACTAAAAAAAGTAAACACGGAAGCTACTAGCAAAGACACCAGTTTGGCTGTGGAGGGCCTTCTAAGGTTGTGGTGCCGAGGCACGAGGCATTGTGAGGGACGAACAAAACAAGCTTAGACCAGCCCGGAAGAGCCAAACGAGGCCCGCCGGCCATGAGGCAAAACTTGAAATATCAAACTAGATAGCACCAAAGCCTGGAGACGGGAACCGGCTCCAAGTAAGCACAGTAAATTACTAAATTTTTAAAAATTTACTTTTTAGCAGCTTGCTCCAGCCGATGCAGGTTCCGGCTGAAAGCCGGAGTAAAGTCACAGACTTTACTTTATAAGTAGGCCCAAGTTTGAAAACTTGCGCCAGAGAAAGAAGCTGGAACAGACTCCAAAGAACAACATCAATGTCTGTTATAGCAACCACTTCTTACTGTTTAGTATTATTCAAGCCATCAACCAGTATAACCAAAATATTGGGCAATTTTCAGGTAAGTAGGCGCCGGTACCTGGTACTTTTGCGCCATTCGGACAACATCAAAAATAAGCTGCTCCCGCTCATCGGGCTTGTTTAATGGCAGGTCTTTCTGAAAAGAAGTCGTAAATTCGCTGGCCAGCCCGTCTAAAATGACTATATTATTTTCTACAATTTCCGCGCTGGTGGTGTAGTTAGCGGCTTGCCCAATTTGTTCCAGTTCCCGAAGCAGCCGGATAAATTCTTCCCGATATTCGGGTGTATGCTGAATAGCTGCGGCATTAACCTGATAATACCCGCCC
The sequence above is a segment of the Adhaeribacter swui genome. Coding sequences within it:
- a CDS encoding DUF4386 domain-containing protein, translating into METIKTGKQKDKTAALITGVFYLAAALTAIVALKLYEPILYHPDYLVQGAKNTYLIVLGAFLELLTVATVAGTAIMLFPYLRKFNESMGLAYLCFRVLEAILILVGIVSVLSLLTLSQTFTKAVAPDVVNYQITGIILKAVHDYTFMLGPNFMLGINTFLYSLVFYSSRLIPKKLALMGLIGALLIFLASLLELFGLIRQVSVEGVLLALPVFAYEIILAVWLITKGFNQEVLSARSLQAKVWI
- a CDS encoding Crp/Fnr family transcriptional regulator, giving the protein MENPIIKFITSYVALSPEEIDLVNEQNQIISYKKGTLLLSEGEYAKECYFILKGCIRSYYLVNGEERTTEFYNETQGINPVSYLTKQPSEYYLACEEDCEVAISSAERSEKLIRNVPKLEALIMQMSKELLVQNQVSFDNFKNLSPEMRYLKLLETRPELFNRVPLNHIATYLGITPVSLSRMRKRITVKP
- a CDS encoding DUF5131 family protein; translation: MAQSSIEWTELTWNPTTGCTKISAGCKFCYAEVMANRLQAMGIDKYKDAFAIRIHPDTLKIPYSWKSPKIVFVNSMSDLFHDQIPFSFIKQVFEVMNDNPQHIFQVLTKRAERLLKLSHELKWTNNIWMGVSVEDDRVVERIEYLCNTNAKIKFLSLEPLIGPLSNLNLKNVDWVIVGGESGRKPRPMRAEWVLDIQNQCEKAGVAFFFKQWGGRNKKATGRLLNGRTYDAMPKFAEI
- the tcmP gene encoding three-Cys-motif partner protein TcmP, whose translation is MPGINLHNKPFDESTLAKLEIFEKYAEAWLPVFCHKPGRTICIFDFFAGTGYDKNNVPGSPIRILKVVKEFLEIIFKNTITVKVYLNEYNAAKYDLLKASWETYLDSNRDLRRVIKYEIFNKDFEEVFKTLLPEINKYPSLVFLDQNGVKFAADEYFQALNKLSETDFLFFISSSYIWRFGEKKEFQKYLPININELKKNPYKFIHQEVVHALKRKLPDGSKLKLYPFSIKKGTHIYGLVFGAKHLLAVDKFLDIVWKKNPINGDANFDIYDDLAPVEKQLSLFPKPLKLNKIERFQLLLEEEIKLAGTITNLELYEFTIDKAHICTHTKDHLVALKNKGKITYDSRFPKINYEAVKKKDVVTIKWVAK
- a CDS encoding pyridoxamine 5'-phosphate oxidase family protein, which encodes MNYSQLAFSDAAKELQQEFGSRQLYERVEKYHVQDGLTENEIKFIGAQDHFYMATIGENGYPYIQHRGGPKGFVKVLDVHTLAFVDFSGNRQYISVGNIETNPNVALIMVAYPHRARLKIYAQAKVVQITDAPELFAQIDPADYKHRPERMLVLTVQAYDWNCPQHITPRYTAEELEPTFAAQRQRLSDLEAENQKLKAELENLKIAPK
- a CDS encoding glycoside hydrolase family 43 protein is translated as MIKNTLFLFCLITGLTWNSALAQTTAPKVATAKATYTNPLKVQFGDPYVLRTKGMYYMYGTGAGANKGFSAYSSKDLVNWKPEGQVYFHDNKNGWSDPNASWGGAYWAPEVYEVKGKYYLFYSAQWKENPTKEVENFKIGVAVADKPTGPFVDLANKPVFDPGYPVIDANVFFDTNGKAYLYYSRAAYKHSVASEIADWAKQKGWFKEIEESWVYGVELKPDFSGVIGEPVLLLRPPVKLSDKQTEWESRSVTSKEVNRRWTEGSVTFKKDNTYYIMYSANYFGGQHYAVGYATSNSPLGPFKKAANNPVLQKNTAKGGTVTGTGHNSITYSPDGKEMFCVYHGRTTKTGDERVVFIDRMEVKDGVLKVYGPTTTPQKLPSGVKAASKE